Proteins found in one Quercus robur chromosome 2, dhQueRobu3.1, whole genome shotgun sequence genomic segment:
- the LOC126713281 gene encoding DCD domain-containing protein NRP, which yields MENNQQSFFQFSDQLRVQTSNLANLSVNDSIWSSNIPTKRTEERRNFDIRVGGEVTSSLSNSNPKGSDLNGFNDGWNSLKPKVSDFNGFNDGWNNLNLKPKGSDFNGFNDGWNNLNLKPKGSDFNGFNDGWNNLNLKPKESDFNGLNDGWNSFKTKGTDFNAFNDGWKMGSSSVGNSLILGGSQKNGGINGGFNKGIYSKTGNYNINNNVNVKGYKNNGKGEDDHVGKVGKKNSNGKKNNGDNNNNDSKSGVDKRFKTLPPSESLPRNETVGGYIFVCNNDTMQENLKRQLFGLPPRYRDSVRAITPGLPLFLYNYSTHQLHGVFEAAGFGGTNIDPTAWEDKKCAGESRFPAQVQVITRKVCEPLEEDSFRPILHHYDGPKFRLELNIPEALSLLDIFEGQN from the exons ATGGAGAATAATCAGCaatctttttttcaattcaGTGATCAGCTTCGAGTTCAGACTTCGAATCTGGCTAATCTGTCAGTCAACGACTCGATCTGGAGCTCTAATATTCCGACAAAGAGGACTGAGGAAAGGAGGAATTTTGATATAAGAGTTGGTGGAGAGGTTACTTCTTCTCTAAGCAACTCCAATCCAAAAGGGTCAGATCTCAATGGTTTCAATGATGGGTGGAACAGTCTGAAGCCTAAAGTGTCTGATTTCAATGGATTCAATGATGGCTGGAACAATCTTAATCTGAAGCCTAAAGGGTCTGATTTCAATGGATTCAATGATGGCTGGAACAATCTTAACCTGAAGCCAAAGGGGTCTGATTTCAATGGCTTCAATGATGGGTGGAACAATCTTAATCTGAAGCCAAAGGAGTCTGATTTCAATGGCCTCAATGATGGTTGGAACAGTTTCAAGACAAAGGGAACTGATTTCAATGCTTTCAATGATGGGTGGAAGATGGGGTCTAGCAGTGTTGGAAATAGTCTAATTCTTGGTGGATCTCAGAAGAATGGTGGTATTAATGGTGGGTTCAACAAGGGTATTTATTCTAAGACTGGGAATTACAATATTAACAACAACGTTAATGTTAAGGGGTACAAGAATAATGGTAAGGGTGAGGATGATCATGTAGGGAAAGTTGGGAAGAAGAACAGTAATGGTAAGAAGAATAATGgtgacaataataataatgatagtaAGAGTGGTGTGGACAAGAGGTTCAAGACACTTCCACCATCTGAGTCTCTGCCTAGGAATGAAACCGTCGGTGGATATATCTTTGTCTGCAACAATGATACTATGCAAGAGAACCTCAAAAGACAGCTTTTTG GTCTGCCTCCACGTTACCGTGATTCAGTTCGGGCTATAACTCCAGGCTTGCCACTTTTCCTTTACAACTACTCCACTCACCAACTCCATGGAGTATTTGAG GCTGCAGGCTTTGGAGGAACTAACATTGATCCAACGGCTTGGGAGGACAAAAAATGCGCTGGTGAATCACGCTTTCCTGCTCAG GTACAAGTTATAACAAGGAAAGTTTGTGAGCCACTTGAAGAGGATTCCTTCAGGCCAATTCTTCACCATTATGATGGTCCTAAATTCCGCCTTGAACTAAACATACCAGAG gCACTTTCTCTCCTGGATATATTTGAAGGACAGAATTGA